AATGATATACTACTTTGGGATGAGACCCTATTTAAGGACCCCTCCGTGCTTGAGCCTGATTATCTTCCTGATTATTTTCCTCATAGGGAATCCCAGTTGAATGCGCTCAAATTCGCGCTCAAGCCAGCCCTGCGCGGTATGCGACCTTTGAATTGTTTGCTTGTAGGTCCTCCCGGAACAGGAAAAACCAGTGCGGTTATGAAGATATTCAGGGAAGTTGAAGCCCATGCACCTGGTGTCGTTACCGTTAAAGTTAACTGCCAGATTGATTCCACACGTTTTGCGGTAATATCCAGAATTTACAGGAAGCTTTTTGGAATTTCTCCTCCCAACTCGGGAGTTGCATTCAGAAAGATCTTTGAAACTGTTGTTAATTTCCTTGTTTCTTCAGAAAAAGTTCTGATTGTTGCTCTGGACGACCTCAACTATCTCTGCTACGAAGGGCATGCCAATGAAGTGATGTACTCACTTTTAAGGGCACATGAACAGTACCCTGGAGCAAAGATAGGAGTAATCGGGATTGTAAATGATGCCTCAGATCTTTACTGCCTGGATTCCAGGGTTAATTCGGTTTTCCTGCCTGAAGACATTCCTTTTCCGAGATATGGAAGTGCTGAGATTCTTGACATTCTAAAAGATCGCACAAAGTACGGCTTTTATCCCAAGGTAATTTCTGATGAACTGCTGGAGCTTATCGTCTCGTATGTAGAAAGGACTGGAGACCTCAGGGTTGGAATTGACCTCCTCAAACGTTCTGGTTTTAATGCTGAGCGCAGGGGAAGTCGCACAATCTCTTCTGAAGATGTGGAAAAAGCTTACGAAGCATCCAAGCTGCTTCATCTCTGCAGGAGTATAAGCCTCCTGTCTGATCCCGAAAAGCGCCTGCTCGAATTAATAGCAAGAAAAGGAGAAATCCAGGCGGGTGAGCTTTACAAAGCTTTCCGTGAATTAACGCAGCTAGGATACACACGTTTTTATGGAATTGTCAACAGACTTCAGGTGCTTAATTACATAGATGCGGATTTTACAGGCAAGGGACAGAGAGGCAGGACAAGAATTATAAAAACAAAATTTGAGGCTGAGGATGTTCTTAACTGCCTTGAAAAATAGTAAGTGCAGAATTTGAATAGGAATCTCTGGATCTCAGAAAATTAAAAAGCCTGAAAAAAGGAGAGATTCACACGGATTCTGATGAGAAGCCAGAAAAGAGTTTTCAGACTTTAATTTCTGAGGGTTAAAAGGAGGACACGGCTTGAAAACCGTGCCTTTTCCTGTTTATCCCAAATTGTTTTGTGATTTATTTTTCAGGATTACATCATTGGAGGCATTCCGCCGCCCATTCCACCTTGCATTCCGCCTGGCATACCACCCATTTCTTCTGGGCCTGGGGCTGCACGGGTGGAAGCTATGACATCATCGATCCTGAGGATCATGGTTGCTGCCTCAGTAGCTGCATTGATAACCTGGGTCTTGACTCTGAGAGGTTCAACTACAAAGTCTTTCCACATGTCAACGACTTTTCCTTCAAAAACGTTGAGTCCTGCAGTTTTTACGCCTTTCTCGTGCTGAGAGCGAAGCTCCATAAGCATATCAATGGGGTCAAGTCCTGCATTCTCTGCAAGGGTTCTTGGAATGATTTCAAGAGCTTCGGCATAGGCTTTGACTGCAAGCTGCTCTCTACCTTCGAGGGTAGCTGCATATTCCTGGAGCCTGAGTGCAACCTCAACTTCTGGGGAACCGCCGCCTGCGACGAGCTTTTCGTCCTCGATTGCAACGCCGACAACACGCAGGGCATCCTCAAGAGCGCTGTCAATGCTGTCAACTACATGCTCTGTGCCGCCACGCAGCAGGATGGTTACAGCTTTCGGGTTGTCACAACCTGTGACAAAGGTCATATTGTCGCCGCCAATCTTCCTCTCTTCAACAAGTTCTGCATATCCGAGGTCTTCGGGAGTGATCTCGTCCATGTTGGTAATCAGTTTGCCGCCTGTTGCTCTGGCAAGCTTTTCCATGTCGCTCTTCTTAACTCTGCGTACAGCAAAGATACCTGCTTTTGCAAGGTAGTGCTGGGCAAGCTCTTCAATTCCCTTCTGGCAGAAGACAACATTTGCCCCGCTGTCGATAACCTTCTGGACGATCTTCTTGAGCATCTGCTCTTCCTGATCAAGGAAGGACTGGAGCTGGTCAGGAGAGGTTATGGAGATTTCTGCATCTACTTCGGTGTCCTTGAGTTCGATTGCGGAATTGAGAAGAAGGATTTTTGCATCCTTGATTTTTTCAGGCATGTTGGGGTGAATTCTCTCCTTATCAATAATCATGCCCCGGATAAGCTCGGAATCCTCTACCCTGCCGCCGACCTTCTTCACAACATTGATGTTGTCTTTGTCAACGCTTGCCTTTCCGTTTGTGTCCACAACGCTTGTAACGGCATCTACGGAAATCTCGGAGAGGAGCCTTTTGGAGGATTCTGCACCTTTTCCAGTCATTGCGGTTTCAGCGATGCTGATTAAAAGGTCCCGGTTAGACATCTCTACTGTCATTGCCAGGGAATTCAGGACTTCTACGGCTTTATCTGCTGCAAGCCTGTACCCTGACGCGATGATTGTCGGGTGGATTTCCTGCTCGATTAAATCTTCAGCTTTGGTTAAGAGCTGGCCTGAGACCACAGCTGCACTGGTAGTGCCGTCTCCTACTTCTTCATCCTGGGTCTTGGCTACTTCAACTACCATCTTTGCTGCAGGGTGTTCAATGTCCATCTCTTTGAGGATGGCTGCCCCATCGTTTGTAATAATCACATCACCCATGGAGTCCACGAGCATCTTATCCATGCCTTTAGGTCCAAGGGTTGTTCTAACGGCTTCGGCTACTGCCTTTGCAGCCATAATATTGTTACTCTGGGCATCCCTGCCTCTGGTTCGCTTACTTCCTTCTTTTAAAATGAATATTGGCTGACCTGCCATGATTTAATCCTCCATTAGTGTGAGTTTGGAATAGCTCTGATTAAAATCGCATTTTACATGTTTGTACTTCTATATAAACTCATCCCATTGAAGGCTCTGAATAATATGGATTTTATTTACAGCTCCTCTCAAACAAATGTCAGGATAAAACAATCTCATATTCGGGTTTTTACAGGAAAACCATATGCATCACAAAATCTTGATTTTAAGGGTAATAGAATAATTCCATCGTTCTCTACTTTCTTGTTTCGGGAAGTTTAGAAAGAGCGTCTTCTATTTCGATCGCTTTCTCAAAAGAAAGCCCAAGTGGAACTTCAAAGTCTTCATATCCACTATGCTTTCTTGAGCCCTTGCACCCGAATGATAGGCCCATGCCCTGCCTGTAGGCAAGTACGGTACAGTCCCCGCAAATTGAGGCTGCACCCATCGTATCCAGTACTGCCCTCTTTCCTTCCGAATAGGCACCCGCCTGAACAATGCGCATAGCTTTTTCAGGCTTCAGAAAAAGAATCATCACATCAAAATTACCTTTATTCAGGGACAGGGGTTCTACTTTTATAAAGCAGAACCTTTTTTCCAATCTCGGAAGTGATAAAGCTGCATTTTCCGCAGCCTTCGAGTTCTTATATCTTCCGGAGTTCAGGTAGTAAGCAGCAGGACTCTTCTCTGAGAAACCCAGTACATAATTTCCTGGGGAGCATCTCTGCCCTGAGACAAGGAACTCTTCTCCCATACGGGCTTTCTGCACAAGTTCGCAAAAAAGAAAGCGGGATTTTTCAGGAGAATTTTCATCTCCTACGTCGGACACTCTCTCCAAGGCTTTCCCGTTGACATCTCTTTTAGTTTCATGCCCTATTTCATTCTCTAACTCACTCTCGATTTCATTTCCGACTTCGTGCCCTATTTCAAAAGTTACACACACAGGCTCGCCGGTCTACATCAGCCGGCTGAGCTCAGGATATCTCGAGAAAGGGCTTTTTCTGGTTTGCATGCGCCTGCTCCTGTTTTTTCTGACCTTCAGAGGAATTCCGCTTTTACAGACGTGAAAACCGGGCCCCTCATATCTATTTTTTTCTTTTTGCCCGTGATATAGCGCTGAGCAACAGGATCTATTCTCAGATTGATTTCTGAAGGAACTTTGGCGATTCTTACCCTGACTATGTGCTCGGTCGCTCCCGACATTGCAGCTTCTTCAATCTCCTTGGCAGCCTGGGCTGCAAATGCTTCTATGAAACGGATTCCTGCTCTTGCAGAGTGGTTTTCAAAAGCTTTTTGCCACTTTTTAGTGTTTGGAATTCCTATGAGGTCTCCCTGATAGGCTACAACCTCATTGAAAGCCGCAGGTCCGCAAAGCTTTGTATTTTCTTCAGGCTCGATCACGGAAACTTTTACTTTTCTGCCGCAGACTTCTCCTTCCCAGGCAGGGAATTCACAGGGACTGGGTTCTTCTCCATGCAGCTCGCACTGGGAAACGATTGCAGTTGCAATTGCATTACCTTCTTGAGTTTCAGGCACTTTATCTACGAAAACCTGTTTTGCAAGTTCACCATCTGACATCTCCCATTCTGTATACTGTGGAATCTGAGGATAAGTAAGGGAACGTACATCAGGAGCATCATGCAGAATCATTGCCAGCCTTTCCACTCCAAGCCCGAGATTCATGACAGGATACGGAATATCATATTCTGCAAGAGCTGTTGGGGAATATATTCCGAAAGTTGCAACCTCAATCCAGCCGTCCGAGTATTTTGAATTAGAGCCTACAAGTTTCGGATGGAAGGCAAATACCTCGGTTTGAGTGTCTGGAATATAGTACTTACTGCGCTTTTCATCGGGCCTGAAAAGGAATTTTTCAAATCCAAACTGGGAAAGCAGTCCTTCTGCAACAGCTTTTCCGTGATCAACAGTCACATCCTCATCCATTATTACGCAGGAAGCCGAGTAGTAGGTCATGAGCCTTGAGGCATCCTCCTGCTGTTCTCGCCTGAAGCAGCGATCTATGGAGAAAAAATGGAAAGGAGGCTCCTGCCTCTCGAGGAGGGCGCCAAGGGAAATGAACCAGCCGCTAGTCATGTGGCTGCGGAGTGTCTTTGTGCTTGCTTGCGGCACAAGTTCTTTAAACTCAGGAAAAACCCTGTCAATCATATCGGCAACAAGGGCGTCGGATACTCCAAGCATCGCTGAAATCTCAGGTACAAGATCGTCTCCTTCAATCTTTCCTTTTTTATATGAATGGAGAACCTGCCTGATCTTATTTATCCCTTCATCGCCTATATCTCCGAGAATTTCTTTTATCTGCGCGATGCGCTCATCGGAAATTCCAACATTAGGCCTTGGCAAGCCTGCAAGATAGAAACAGCGATCCAGAACTGCAAGAGCTTCGCTTCCAAACTGTTTGCGTACCTCTTTATCATCTACAATCAGAGGATTCATCATCTCTTCAAAACCCATTCTCAGATAGGCTTCTCTGAGTTTTTGGATTGTATCGTAAACCGGATGTGCTTTTCCATATCTCAGAGTGATTCTGGGGTAACGTTCGTTCAGAGTAGGTGTCCTGACCAGTTTTTTACCTTCGTTCCAGGTAAGGTCGAAGTTCTCCCTTGCATCCTTTTTAATTTTTTCCGGATCAAATTTCATGTATATCCTCTTATAACAGATTATTGGAATTTATATCTTATAACAGACTAATGAAATTTATATCTTAACTGAAATTCTGAATCGATATACTGGAAGTTTAAACAGATCTGCTGAAACTTTAAATCTGTGAAACTGGAGTCTAAACAGGTTTAGAGAAATTCTAAATTAGTCAATTTGGAGAAATCTCGCGCATAAAACTTAAATTAAACAGTTAAACTGCTAAACGGCTGAGTAATTGTTAAAACAATAAATGGTTTAATAGTTATCGGGTAAGCTTTATATTAACGGGTTGCGATTTAATCCTCTATTCTAACTCTCAAAGCTCAAAAAATGCTGGACTATTCAATGTTTTACATTCTTCTATCTAAACTTTTCTAAAGTCTATATATGTCTCTAAAGTCTGGATTCCAGATTCTGCATTGCGCTTTCAAGCCTTTTCTGACCGATTGCATTGACAACATCGCCGCGTGTCTTTTCTAAAAGGGAGCGGGACACATCGGTTTTTCTTCTCAGTCCCCTGGTTATAGCATCAGGATAGTCAAAGTCCATAATCATTGCATGGATGTTTTCCATGATGCCTAAAAACGCTTCGGCTTTCTCAAAGGATTCATCTCTTATAAGATCAAGGACATGTCTCCTGAGCTCACCTACAACGTCCCCAAGACCGTTAAGATAGGCTGCATATTCAACTCTTAAGTCATCAGGAGAGGGAATATTTTTGTCTTCCTTCAACAGGCTGCTGAGGACTGAGACTTCCGTATATTCCTGCTGGGCATGTTCTACAAAGCCTGCATGATAAATGTCGGCATGCCCCTTGAAAAGAACCTCAAGTCTCTCAAGCGCTTTCCCAGCAGTTTTAATACTTTTGTCCGCCTTCTCGAAGTCCTGACTGTGAAGAGCAAATGAGGCTGTCCTGCATTCCCTGACAACTTCGCGGGATATCTTCAATCCTTCTTCCCTTATACTATCTTTAGCCTCAAAATTTTCCCTTATTCGGGCAGAAATCTCTTCAAACATAATTTTAATACCCCCCTTTAATGTTTCTCAGTCTCTTCATAGTTTACTTCTCTACTAAAACTGAGTGCTCTTATATATTCTGTCTGTTTTGTATTTCACTTATTTTGTATAATTCACATATTTTCATGTATTTTATATTTTTTAATCTCTTTTTTGAGATTCCAGAAACTCTCCTCTGAAAATTTTTTCTAATTGTATTATGTCTATGATAATGTATCAACGGTAGATAATTTCACTGTGCTAACCGAATCAGAAATTGTCTATTCTCTTTCGAATATTAAACTCAATCTAGCCATAAAAAGATTTAAAAAATATTTAAAAAGATTTAAAAAAAGGAGGAAAAAAGTTTTTCCTTGTCGATATCCTCTAACCCTCCGGAGTAATTCCAGAATCAGCTCGAAATAGCCAGTAGAACAGTAAGGTTTTTTCCTTTCGGCTCTTTTTTTAGAATTAGCTGGAGTTTGGGATTTTTTAACAGGATCATCTCAAGAGACGCACCTGAGCTTGCTTATTTTCTGGAGCTCATCTGTTCTCAGATCGCGCCCCGAGTGAATTCCGCTTTTATTTTTTAAAGAATCTATCTTTACAGATTATTCATTACAGGTTATTCATCTACAGGAATGGTCTCAAGCTGACTTGAAAGATTCCATATCAAAGTTCTTGTGTGCAGAGGAAGGTTAGGATCATTGCTTATATCTTCGAGAATGGAAATGCTTGATGCTGCTCTAAGAAAGAGAGGTTCGGATTCGTTGTTCAGTATGTCCATAATTTCATTCACGGAACGCCTGATATTTCTTGGAACTGAAGAGTCGCTGTTTATACTTTCTAAGACCTGAAGACATTGTCTGATAACTTCTGCTGAATCATTTGATGACACTCGAATCACCTTCGCAGTCAATTATTATTGTAAAAATTAGAGCTAATAGATTAGTCTAAGACAGGCTTGGTATATAAAATATTATCGGTGATTTTCAAGGTTACCTGCTTTAGAGTCTGCCCTTTGTGGTTCTGAGTTTGTTGCTTTTTTCAGGCTGCGTAGGGTGATATTAACCTCATACCCAGCGAGTTACAGGAAAAATTTTATAAAATAAATGAGAAGCAAATGAATTAGAAGTTGTGAATAAGGAAGGTCAGGTAAATGGATTCCGAAAAAGATAAAAAAGTAAAGCGAATAGCACGTTTCCTTGAAATCGGAGGAACAATGCTTGCTGAGCATTGTAAAGTTTGCGGGGCCCCAAAATTCCGTTATCAAGGTAAAGTAATTTGTCCTGTATGTGATGTCCAGGAAGAGGAAGAAGCTCAAGAACCAGCCTTAGATGCCCAGGTTCCTGAGTCCAGATCGTACACAGAAAAAGGCAGATCTTCTTTTGAGACCAAAAAAAGAACCCAGGCTCACAGGCAAAAACCTCGTTTTGGGCTGAGAACCTCTGAAGCTGCTGTAGAAGAGGAAAAAGCTATTGAGCCGCTAGAAGAGGAGATTTCCAGGGTACCCCAAGATAAAGAAGAAACAGGAAATACAATGCCTGTAACTCCAGTGGCTCCTGCAACAGCTGCAACCAAGGCAGCACCCACAGGAAGAGTGGAAAAACTGGCTGCCTCATCGAAGGTATCCGGAACTTACGGAGACCGGAAAATACTGGAAGACCTTCTCTTTAAAAAGATGATCGATATTGCAGATTCCCTCCAAGATGAAACCGATCCGCACAGTATTGCCGAGGATTTAGGGCTAATTGAAAAAGGACTTGGGCTTATAGAGCGCCTGAGACAGTTATAATAGTAAAAAGAAAGGAAAATACATGAAAGTAAAGTAGAAACAAATAGAAGATATAAAAGTAAAGTAGAAACAAAGAAAATACATGAAAGTAAATTAGAAATAAAGAGAAGACAGGAAAGTAAATTAGGGACAAAGAAAAGACATGAAAGTAAATTAAAAACAAAGAGAAGACAGAAAAGTAAAGTAAAAACAAAGAAAAGACAGGAAAGTAAAGTAAAAACAAAGAAAAGACAGGAAAGTAAAGTAAAAACGAAGAATAGAAGAAAACAGGGTAGGGAAGAAGAGAAAATATCTAAGGAAACCTGGCTCCTCAACTTATCCGTTATAAGGGGTTTCAAGGATCTCCCTGATTTTGGCTGCTCTCTTTGGACCTATTAATTTTACTTTCTTGAGTTCCTTGGCATCAGCCTTCATAATAGCCTCCACAGACCCAAAATGTAAAAGAAGGTTTCTTGCAGCTTTCGGCCCTATGTCTGCTATCGCGGAGACAAGATACTCCTGCTGCTCAGTAAGGGTATGGGTTGACTTTTTCCCGTGGGGGTTTACTTCACGCTTATTATCCGTCTGCTCACGCTTTGCAAGCATTTTTAATATTGCAGCACTCTCTTCCTCATCTCTTGAATATAACAGTGAAACTCCAAAATCAATGGCAATGGATATCAGGGAGCCGTAAATGGCATTTGGATTGATTTGTCGTGAAGTGAAAAGTTCCGTTCCTTCAATAATAAGAACGGGTTTTTGATACGCTCTTGTAAGGTCCGATAACTGCGCAAAGAGATTACGCTTTCCGGCAATAAGAGAATTTACAAAGTCATCCGTGCGCTTTCTTTCCACTGCAAGTCGATCGCTTACAACGTAATCCCCAATTTCAAGTGCTGCAAAACTGACTTCTACTCCAAGCCTGTCAAGAACATTTGCAACCCCGCTTTTTGCTTCCCTGTAATCGACCACTATTTTAAGAGTTTCGGGTGTGGTCTCTATCCCGGGCACTTCTACGGCTGGTTCAGGTTCATATTCCTCTTCAGGTTCTTTTGAAGCTTCAGATCCAGATTCAACTTTAATTTCAGATTTCTTTCCAGAAATAGTTTCGAAATCTACTAGGGTCTTTTGCTTTTCTTTTACAATTTCCTCTTTAGTTTTCTCCCCATCCTTTTGTTCTTTCCCTTTTTCGCTTTTTTCCCATATCCTGTTTTCTTTTCCTTCTCTGTTCCCGGCTTCGAAGCTATTTTCTTTTATTTCTTCGTTCTCCCTGCCGTAATCTGAGTCTTCATCCGTGTTCCTATTACCTAAAGTTATATCTATAGTTAGATCATTGCTGTCTGTAGTTTTATCCTTACAGTTTACAGCTAAATCGCTGGTCTCCCGTTTTAGATTGAGATTTTTCTGCACTAAATCTCCGATTCCCTGTTTTAAACGTGTAATTTCCGGCTCTTTGGCTTTATTATGTATGATTACCGTTTTATCAGTTTTATTATTTGAAATTAGAGCTCCGGATTCAAAATCAGAAATTTTAGAGCTCTGCTTTGTGTCATTAGGAACCAGCAGGGCTTCAAGCCCCTGTATGCTATTAAGCATCCTTTTTTCCTTGTTCTTGCTGCTCCAGTAATAAGCTTCATCACGTGTACCTTTTGTCACAAGTACAATCACTCTGCCTTTATGCTGTCTCCCTGTCCTGCCTTTGCGCTGGATGCTCCGGATTTCCGAAGGAATGGGTTCGTAAAAGAGTACCAGGTCTGTAGAAGGAATATCAAGTCCCTCTTCGGCAACTGAGGTAGCTACAAGTACATTATATTCTCCTGCCCTAAACTTATTGAGGATCTCTACCTGTTGCTTTTGCGTAAGCCCTTTGTCCTTGCGGCGCGAAGCCTGTCCCACAAAGCGGGTAGGTACAACTCCCGGAACTTCGGATAGGGCATTTGTCACTAACTCTGCTGTGTCCCTGTAATTCGTAAAAACAATTACTCTGGACTCAGGGCTTCCTTTCAGTTGCTCGGACACGATCTTTCGCGCAAGTTCGAGTTTAGGATGTTCGATCTCGCATTCCTTTACCCTGTGGAGGGTTTTTCTCATAAAGAGATCATCCATTAATCTTTTTGCAGCTTTGCTTGCACTATTTGAAGAGGCATCTGCATCCAGTTTCTCCAGATACTTCCTGAGGGTTTCAAGTCCCTGAGTCTCAACCATCTCCACAGCATGGTTTACCTTTACCATTTCAGCAAGCACTGATAGGGCAGTAAAAACTGCAGGATCGCCCCCCATTCGGATCTCACCCTGAAGTTTCTTCTGGAGAAGCAGGAGGTCTTTTTTGGAGACATATTTCCCGCTGCCTGCCGAAAAACCCAAGCCTCTTATTATTCCGAGCCGGTCATCAAAGATTTTTTCAAGATAGCCCCGGATCTCAGCCATCTCGGAAGGGAGCTGTACCTGAAGCCATTCTATCTCCTTTTCCTGCACATAAGG
This region of Methanosarcina flavescens genomic DNA includes:
- a CDS encoding ORC1-type DNA replication protein is translated as MTGNDILLWDETLFKDPSVLEPDYLPDYFPHRESQLNALKFALKPALRGMRPLNCLLVGPPGTGKTSAVMKIFREVEAHAPGVVTVKVNCQIDSTRFAVISRIYRKLFGISPPNSGVAFRKIFETVVNFLVSSEKVLIVALDDLNYLCYEGHANEVMYSLLRAHEQYPGAKIGVIGIVNDASDLYCLDSRVNSVFLPEDIPFPRYGSAEILDILKDRTKYGFYPKVISDELLELIVSYVERTGDLRVGIDLLKRSGFNAERRGSRTISSEDVEKAYEASKLLHLCRSISLLSDPEKRLLELIARKGEIQAGELYKAFRELTQLGYTRFYGIVNRLQVLNYIDADFTGKGQRGRTRIIKTKFEAEDVLNCLEK
- the thsA gene encoding thermosome subunit alpha, with the protein product MAGQPIFILKEGSKRTRGRDAQSNNIMAAKAVAEAVRTTLGPKGMDKMLVDSMGDVIITNDGAAILKEMDIEHPAAKMVVEVAKTQDEEVGDGTTSAAVVSGQLLTKAEDLIEQEIHPTIIASGYRLAADKAVEVLNSLAMTVEMSNRDLLISIAETAMTGKGAESSKRLLSEISVDAVTSVVDTNGKASVDKDNINVVKKVGGRVEDSELIRGMIIDKERIHPNMPEKIKDAKILLLNSAIELKDTEVDAEISITSPDQLQSFLDQEEQMLKKIVQKVIDSGANVVFCQKGIEELAQHYLAKAGIFAVRRVKKSDMEKLARATGGKLITNMDEITPEDLGYAELVEERKIGGDNMTFVTGCDNPKAVTILLRGGTEHVVDSIDSALEDALRVVGVAIEDEKLVAGGGSPEVEVALRLQEYAATLEGREQLAVKAYAEALEIIPRTLAENAGLDPIDMLMELRSQHEKGVKTAGLNVFEGKVVDMWKDFVVEPLRVKTQVINAATEAATMILRIDDVIASTRAAPGPEEMGGMPGGMQGGMGGGMPPMM
- a CDS encoding Sjogren's syndrome/scleroderma autoantigen 1 family protein — protein: MDSEKDKKVKRIARFLEIGGTMLAEHCKVCGAPKFRYQGKVICPVCDVQEEEEAQEPALDAQVPESRSYTEKGRSSFETKKRTQAHRQKPRFGLRTSEAAVEEEKAIEPLEEEISRVPQDKEETGNTMPVTPVAPATAATKAAPTGRVEKLAASSKVSGTYGDRKILEDLLFKKMIDIADSLQDETDPHSIAEDLGLIEKGLGLIERLRQL
- a CDS encoding translin family protein is translated as MFEEISARIRENFEAKDSIREEGLKISREVVRECRTASFALHSQDFEKADKSIKTAGKALERLEVLFKGHADIYHAGFVEHAQQEYTEVSVLSSLLKEDKNIPSPDDLRVEYAAYLNGLGDVVGELRRHVLDLIRDESFEKAEAFLGIMENIHAMIMDFDYPDAITRGLRRKTDVSRSLLEKTRGDVVNAIGQKRLESAMQNLESRL
- a CDS encoding DUF169 domain-containing protein; its protein translation is MCVTFEIGHEVGNEIESELENEIGHETKRDVNGKALERVSDVGDENSPEKSRFLFCELVQKARMGEEFLVSGQRCSPGNYVLGFSEKSPAAYYLNSGRYKNSKAAENAALSLPRLEKRFCFIKVEPLSLNKGNFDVMILFLKPEKAMRIVQAGAYSEGKRAVLDTMGAASICGDCTVLAYRQGMGLSFGCKGSRKHSGYEDFEVPLGLSFEKAIEIEDALSKLPETRK
- a CDS encoding UPF0147 family protein; the protein is MIRVSSNDSAEVIRQCLQVLESINSDSSVPRNIRRSVNEIMDILNNESEPLFLRAASSISILEDISNDPNLPLHTRTLIWNLSSQLETIPVDE
- the sepS gene encoding O-phosphoserine--tRNA ligase — protein: MKFDPEKIKKDARENFDLTWNEGKKLVRTPTLNERYPRITLRYGKAHPVYDTIQKLREAYLRMGFEEMMNPLIVDDKEVRKQFGSEALAVLDRCFYLAGLPRPNVGISDERIAQIKEILGDIGDEGINKIRQVLHSYKKGKIEGDDLVPEISAMLGVSDALVADMIDRVFPEFKELVPQASTKTLRSHMTSGWFISLGALLERQEPPFHFFSIDRCFRREQQEDASRLMTYYSASCVIMDEDVTVDHGKAVAEGLLSQFGFEKFLFRPDEKRSKYYIPDTQTEVFAFHPKLVGSNSKYSDGWIEVATFGIYSPTALAEYDIPYPVMNLGLGVERLAMILHDAPDVRSLTYPQIPQYTEWEMSDGELAKQVFVDKVPETQEGNAIATAIVSQCELHGEEPSPCEFPAWEGEVCGRKVKVSVIEPEENTKLCGPAAFNEVVAYQGDLIGIPNTKKWQKAFENHSARAGIRFIEAFAAQAAKEIEEAAMSGATEHIVRVRIAKVPSEINLRIDPVAQRYITGKKKKIDMRGPVFTSVKAEFL
- a CDS encoding DEAD/DEAH box helicase, coding for MKHPLIKPDTVEQRLYQLSLAGKALERSSLVVLPTGLGKTIIALFVIASRLQRYGGKALILSPTKPLVEQHAIFLKKVMTLPEEEILAFTGSIPPAEREKLWAQGKLIVSTPQVIENDLLTKRISLENVSHITFDEAHRAVGNYAYTFIAEKYFESAKNPHVLGITASPGSSDEKISEVCQNLHVENVSVKTEKDRDVRPYVQEKEIEWLQVQLPSEMAEIRGYLEKIFDDRLGIIRGLGFSAGSGKYVSKKDLLLLQKKLQGEIRMGGDPAVFTALSVLAEMVKVNHAVEMVETQGLETLRKYLEKLDADASSNSASKAAKRLMDDLFMRKTLHRVKECEIEHPKLELARKIVSEQLKGSPESRVIVFTNYRDTAELVTNALSEVPGVVPTRFVGQASRRKDKGLTQKQQVEILNKFRAGEYNVLVATSVAEEGLDIPSTDLVLFYEPIPSEIRSIQRKGRTGRQHKGRVIVLVTKGTRDEAYYWSSKNKEKRMLNSIQGLEALLVPNDTKQSSKISDFESGALISNNKTDKTVIIHNKAKEPEITRLKQGIGDLVQKNLNLKRETSDLAVNCKDKTTDSNDLTIDITLGNRNTDEDSDYGRENEEIKENSFEAGNREGKENRIWEKSEKGKEQKDGEKTKEEIVKEKQKTLVDFETISGKKSEIKVESGSEASKEPEEEYEPEPAVEVPGIETTPETLKIVVDYREAKSGVANVLDRLGVEVSFAALEIGDYVVSDRLAVERKRTDDFVNSLIAGKRNLFAQLSDLTRAYQKPVLIIEGTELFTSRQINPNAIYGSLISIAIDFGVSLLYSRDEEESAAILKMLAKREQTDNKREVNPHGKKSTHTLTEQQEYLVSAIADIGPKAARNLLLHFGSVEAIMKADAKELKKVKLIGPKRAAKIREILETPYNG